The region TCCTTGAAGGTGATCACCACATTACCAGAATTAATGGAGCAATATTAGCTTATAGATGATTTTAAGTAATACATAaggacaattaaaaaaaaaaaaaaagtaatacaTAAGGACAGTTTTAAGACCATTCGATCATAATCTGCTCATGATCCCATCCCGGCCAGTTGTTATCATCACAAAACTAAATCGAAATTTAAATCCTAGCTAATCCTACATTTCCCACGAGAAATATAAAAAAGCCATGTATATTGTGGATTGACATAATTAACATATATTTCCCCCACCAAGAAAAGGCTCTAAATCATCACTTCCAAAAACAATATGTTCTTTTTATATATGGCTTATAATCATCTCGATGATATATAAAGCCCTCGTGATTAACATCATCACAAGAAGAAAATCATTGCATATATAATGGCGAGCTTTTTATCACTAGCTATAACTAAAAGAGAAAGCAAATTTATAAGAAACCTCAAGTTGGCAAAAAGGGAGATCAATTCATAAATCCATAAAAagttaattaaactatatataactAATCAAATAATAGAGTTATGTAGACGTCATGAAATATACTTCAACGTATACTTGATCCGCTAGCATTTTACGCTAAGTTGCTATGAAACGTTGTCCAAAATGAGATCAGTTAAGTAGAAACAAACCTCTCTTAATTACTAGAAATAGCTAGATTTAGTCTTCTCTTTAATCTCTATTGAGTCTGTTTAAGAGTGCATTGATAAGAGCATCTCTTCTCTCCGCCCTAGCTTCCTCCCTGATCCGCGTTGCTCCTCCCTCTCCCTCCATTGCCTCTCCATCATCAGCCGCTCATTTTCCAAAGCTCTCATCGTCTCCCTCCCACTCCATTTCTTTCAATCTCCTCTCATTATCTCGCGCCTCGAAAGCTTCTTTCCATTGCATTTCCATTTGCATCATTTGCTTCATGAAATCCTCAAGTATCTCCCGAATACTATTTATATTTCCACTACTACTTGTGCTACTTCCACTACGACTTAGCTTTGCCTTTTTCTTCTTCCTCACGGTAATATTTCCTTTATTTTCAGGCTCGCTGTCTTCGTTGATGTTCTCTTCTTCATCATCGGAAGATAGTAGCGCCGCCGCCTTCCTCTTTGACCCACTTACACTTCCCCCACCACCGCCTTCCGCCTCCGCCCATAACATTCTCTGCATCCTCATAGCGAAAATCTCTTGAATCTCGTTGTAAAACGGGAATTGTTGTCTCATAGCTTCAGGCTCCATCGTTTCGCAGCCCTAAATTAAACATAAAATAATGAAATACACAATACCCTAGCTAGATCAATTAAGTATATTCATAATAAATCAATTCtacatatcttttttttttttttatgaacatttCTACATATCTTAATCTTAACAATCtgaactaaattaattatttagatTTCGATAAGCACTGCGTACCAAAATTATTTCCTTTGACCTTTATTATTATAGTATATACGATATATCAATTATAAGGAACGCGTATGATTAATTAATCTTATGTTTTatgattaaaataaaattaattattaattttcgaGTTATATAGTATGGAGATTTGAGTATTTACCTTATATCGGGTGACTAGGTTTTTCCATTTGCATTTGCACTGTTCAGGGCTGCGATTGTAGCCTTTTTCTTTCATTTTGGTGGAGATAACTTCCCATAAAAGCTTATTCCTCTTAGTCTCCATGAAATTCTGATCGAGCTCTGATCTGATCATTAGAAACTCTTTTGTCTCTTGAAAACTCCATTGAGGAAACCTATTAtctcctgttgttgttgttgtatcaaCGCTCACACtgatttgttgttgttgttgtatcgtAAACTGAGAATAATGGTGGGATTGAGGAAGATTAAGGTGTGGATTTCCttccataataattattattaatcaatcGAAGAAGATTCAAAGAGTAATCTCTTTTATCAAAAGAGATTAAGACATGATCATCGATCTAGAAACAGAGAGGAACTTAATTGGTGTAGAAGAAAAAGATAAGAGAGAGAAAGGGAATGGAAAAGGTTTTATAAGTGGTGTGAATGTTAAATGTGAATATAAAATGTCAATTATGAAGAAAGAATAGGAAAAAAAAAAGAACAAAGAAAAGTTTTCTTTTTGATCATGTTTCTGCTTATAAGGTGTCAAATACATTGGTCATGTGTCTCATGACATATAATACAAGATAGGAATTTACATATGATATTTTCCCTTTTCttattaattatacatataaaATCTTTTACttcaaaagtatatatattttttgatatccatctatatatacatatatcttatcTGAAAATATTTGGATAGAATTACGTTGTTAATAATATGCGATATATATTTTCTATTTTCAGTAATTCTCAAtgaatattaaaatttttatttatttatttatgagatAAATATGTACGTAATTATGTCTAAATGATGATCGTAgtatttatttactaataatgttattattctAAGACCAATATTAACTGCAGATAAATATGTTATTAAAAAACTGCAGAAAAATAGATGAATTATGTTATTCCACAACTTGAACCATATTAAATTGCCAGTCAAATGTAAATGTATAGATTAATTAAGAAAGCATAACGTTAtcgaaaaaaaaattaagaaagcaTAACATGTGATAATTAGTATAACACTATTTTAGTTAGAACATGGGAGAAACTCTACAACGGACCCTCGTCCCTCGATAATAATTAAAACATATATCAACAATTTAGCAGGAAAGAAAACTGATTATTGACTTTTTAATAATAGCATTATGCTAATCAATAATCATCTTTTTCACCATTTTAGTCCCATAATATCTAATACCCCACGCGTAATCACATAATTTATATTCTTAAGAAATCGAATACAGTTATTTTATTTATTGTAGTATATATACACTAGTATAGTGCAACTAATGTTCCCATTGCGTTTATATGACGTCATGCTTACGATTAAGCACAGTTATATGGAAATTCTGTTGGCGGATGCAGACACTTCAATATTCTCTACAATCAAGCAAGCCATGATGATGCACTAATGTAGATCAATTCAAACCCAAATATTATTTAAGATGAAAATTTAAATTCGTAATGACTCAAAATTTTGGGTTGTTGAGTTCACATGATATAGAAAATCTTAACTATTTTTCTTCCTAACTCTCTGTCAAGAAGAGTTCTTTTTTTTTCAAACgcaatattttatttttaaaatgatGGATCCATAATACACAAACTAAttatgttatttttttattttaatttatataaaaataattaaaattagaaTTCAACAATGATATTATACATAAAGTGataaaattcaaaattttaaaaaatcctaATTCATTTTCTTTCTATCTATCATATCTCATGTGGCACAAGTCGGCTATATTAGGAGATGCTCTTACGTATCAACAACCTTTAAAACTGCCACTCACAAAAAAAGTTACTGTCAGTCAATCTGTCATTTTCTTACTTTTCCCCTATGCGGTtcatttctattttattttttacaacttttttagCCGTTTGGGTTAACTTTGTTCATTTCAGCTTAAAACGACAATAAAATATAATTGATGACTGTGTATATCACACAAAGTAAAAAACGCGGTAGTATTTTTAGCTGTCGCGTGTGGACCCCCATAAAGATCTATCCACGTGGCAAGCATGCATGGATTGTCAGGCAAAAGTTGGACCCCACGTGTGCTAAAAGATTCACACCTATGACTAATGACTTGGTCTGGTCCTACAATGGAACCGTATCTAATCTTGTAAATATACACGCTACACGTCATCCGATTAATCGAAACCTTGAATTGAATTCAAATCTATCCTAGGCCGGTATTAACTgacttaattaattagttaattacaattaataaatacatataattatttaaaatacagTATGTATGTTTCATGTTTCttttaattagttaattatatGATTTTATTAGTCATGATTTTTTACTTAGACCGTTTCATTGGTTTGTGGTCTGTAGACACAAATTATATATTCTGACGTTCGTGCGGATGGACGGTGTGATTATTTCATTATTTGGTATACTACTTGTCATATAAATATAGTATCAAAATACATGATAGGTATATCTGAACTAAATACATCTCTAATGATTAATATACTCGATTTAATTAAATTGAAATTTTCAGATAAAAGGCGAAGTCACATTTAATCATGATAATATATCTACTACGTAATTTTTTTATTGGGATATAATTAGTTTCGTGTGTTAATTTCCAAGTTTTAGATTTAGATTCTTTGATATGTAAACGTTTCTTATGCTTTTGATATGTATGATTAATTTCACTCTCTTTTTTTTTTGGGTGCATAGGTAAAGAATTGAGTTTACTTTATCTTCTAATCCGATTCAGTCCTAATTTTCCAAAAGTTGTAAGTAGAAAAAGATACTAAAAGAGACTTGTAAGTGGATAAGATTATTAAGTTAAAAGTTGCGTGATGTATGATTTGGAGGTTAATGGCGTTGCTAATTGCTATTGTTGCCT is a window of Rutidosis leptorrhynchoides isolate AG116_Rl617_1_P2 unplaced genomic scaffold, CSIRO_AGI_Rlap_v1 contig230, whole genome shotgun sequence DNA encoding:
- the LOC139882126 gene encoding LOW QUALITY PROTEIN: trihelix transcription factor GT-3b-like (The sequence of the model RefSeq protein was modified relative to this genomic sequence to represent the inferred CDS: inserted 1 base in 1 codon; deleted 1 base in 1 codon), whose amino-acid sequence is MIRSELDQNFMETKRNKLLWEVISTKMKEKGYNRSPEQCKCKWKNLVTRYKGCETMEPEAMRQQFPFYNEIQEIFAMRMQRMLWAEAEGGGGGSVSGSKRKAAALLSSDDEEENINEDSEPENKGNITVRKKKKAKLSRSGSSTSSSGNINSIREILEDFMKQMMQMEMQWKEAFEARDNERRLKEMEWRETMRALENERLMMERQWREREEQXRIREEARAERRDALINALLNRLNRD